The Trichoplusia ni isolate ovarian cell line Hi5 chromosome 17, tn1, whole genome shotgun sequence genome includes a region encoding these proteins:
- the LOC113502285 gene encoding uncharacterized protein LOC113502285: MPNTRSGSTQSKTAGNSSSSDWSMNTPSDTASIASRSTLTKRTPTTSLKGSQAPVPQSKDATRRESTSAEAVRPAPLTHAAAKEVEDSKPARQEGSHTTLQNPNRSVGIRTSSREGTLQQPDPGNPARDRDTMSARSSHRKRAEAQARLTVALREQEMAEARLRVAQAQLELVAAESEDEDGAGEEIYERTHEVEQWFIQTSAGSSKEQRPVESQDKKSDIQKLAEAIGKLSGISRDVIAPKYIELPYFNGACEEWLAFRRTYEDTAASFSAAQNLARLRRAIQGKAKEAVQSLLFTAEKPHEVIKGLESRFGRPGALALAELEKLKNLSKVSESPGEICVFASRVKNAIETIKALKKPQYLSSPETLKAIVDKMPPTMKFRWFAYHRGRRDEDIQELLLIEDFLDIEADMCGDFAPPEVPSDKKSSRRPVHTVQEESQDKKFKKSCPVCEEEHFATECKKFKEASIDKKWDIIKKAKICFKCLRFKHLRSNCKAPVCRKCRRWHHTILHSDKPEVQKSSKEGASEEKVASVHNNKDEDRAYLKIVPVQLYGPKGQVRVLALLDEGSTVTLLDASIAEKIGAAGSREALTIETVGGKVIRKDSSQKINLKIKGVHRRDKKTITVRTIDDLKLSEQRVNRSTVKNCLHLKTIKRQLLYDAERPKLLIGQDNWGLIVTRRLKKGKPTEPVASLTHLGWVLHGCETGSNAVVNFMHYGRATSEGEDIEEVVREHFQLESLGIQNRLPSNDSDRRALETLEKTTKRLPSGQFEAGLLWKKEGETLPNNYNQAFRRLVNIEKKLDREEDVKEYYEMQIQIENGYAEKAPVTTTKGKTFYLPHFAVVHPVKRKPRIVFDAAAKYEGRSLNDALLAGPDLLQSLFGVLLRFREGPVAVMADIQDMFLRVKVKEDDRDCLRFLWRRCRGTGKPEEYRMSSIIFGAASSPATAIYVMNRNAEDFKITHPEAVKAIRRNHNVDDYLQSFSSTIEAKKISREVKEINSNARTPLENASKLKKIDVFIGDEGNVKLRSRTMKFRDGGVRKMNPVILDGRQRIAQLTIRSYHEKFLHGNTATVMNEVRQKYWILGLRATLKAVAHGCQWCKLRKSTPAIPPAGNLPSERLQHHQFPFACTAVDYFGPMQVTIGRRVEKRWVALFTCLTTRAVHLELAPSLSASSMIMALRRMAARRGTPRTLFSDNGTNFVGANKELEAAALEKGIKWKFIPPGSPNMGGAWERLVRTVKTALAVVLNERSPPEEVLHTLMTEVEHIVNSRPLTPVSMDPNDAESLTPNHFLLGRSCRAMAPGEFEDNELVGKATWRTAQRLADHFWRRWVKEYLPLLMPRKIDGRTTVDPKEGDVVLIVDAALPRNSWPRGEVIKVYPGPDGRTRVLDVRTSGGVLRRPTRRVVVLVPAAASSHPEEEVLRTAGENVSDDDNYVHLN; the protein is encoded by the coding sequence ATGCCAAATACAAGATCGGGTTCGACGCAGTCTAAGACTGCAGGAAATAGTTCGTCGTCGGATTGGAGTATGAACACTCCGAGCGATACTGCAAGTATCGCAAGTAGGTCGACGCTCACGAAGAGAACGCCGACAACAAGCCTGAAGGGAAGTCAGGCTCCCGTACCCCAGTCCAAGGACGCCACCAGGAGGGAATCAACGTCAGCAGAGGCGGTGCGCCCCGCCCCCCTGACACACGCCGCCGCGAAAGAGGTTGAAGATTCAAAGCCCGCACGTCAAGAAGGCAGTCATACTACGCTACAGAATCCAAATCGAAGCGTTGGAATCAGGACGTCGTCGAGAGAAGGGACTCTGCAGCAGCCTGATCCTGGGAACCCGGCCCGGGACAGGGACACAATGTCTGCTCGCTCTTCGCATAGGAAGAGAGCAGAAGCGCAAGCAAGATTGACTGTGGCGTTACGGGAGCAAGAAATGGCGGAAGCACGACTAAGGGTGGCGCAAGCACAACTAGAGCTTGTCGCCGCTGAGTCGGAAGATGAAGATGGAGCTGGTGAAGAAATATACGAGCGAACTCATGAAGTGGAACAGTGGTTCATCCAAACCAGCGCCGGGTCAAGCAAGGAACAGAGGCCGGTCGAGTCACAAGATAAGAAGAGCGACATTCAGAAGCTGGCAGAAGCAATAGGCAAGCTGTCCGGGAtttcgcgtgacgtcatcgcgccGAAGTACATCGAACTTCCTTACTTCAATGGAGCCTGTGAAGAATGGTTGGCGTTCAGAAGGACGTATGAAGATACGGCTGCATCCTTCAGCGCCGCACAGAACCTGGCTCGCCTCAGAAGAGCCATACAGGGGAAAGCGAAAGAAGCAGTTCAGAGTTTACTGTTTACCGCTGAGAAGCCACATGAAGTAATCAAGGGTTTGGAATCAAGATTTGGAAGACCTGGTGCACTGGCTTTAGCTGAGTTGGAAAAACTGAAGAACTTGTCGAAAGTGAGCGAAAGTCCTGGCGAGATCTGCGTGTTTGCAAGTCGAGTCAAGAACGCTATCGAGACAATCAAGGCATTGAAGAAACCTCAGTACCTCAGCTCGCCTGAAACATTGAAGGCTATTGTAGACAAGATGCCACCTACCATGAAGTTTCGTTGGTTCGCATATCATAGGGGTCGGAGAGATGAAGACATTCAGGAACTTTTACTCATTGAAGATTTCCTGGATATTGAAGCCGACATGTGTGGGGACTTTGCCCCGCCTGAAGTTCCATCTGATAAGAAGAGTTCAAGAAGACCTGTACACACTGTACAAGAAGAGTCTCAAGATAAGAAGTTTAAGAAGTCGTGTCCCGTTTGTGAAGAGGAACATTTTGCAACAGAGTGCAAGAAGTTCAAAGAAGCGTCGATTGATAAGAAATGGGACATCATCAAGAAAGCGAAGATTTGTTTCAAGTGTCTTCGCTTCAAGCACTTAAGAAGCAACTGTAAAGCGCCTGTCTGCAGGAAGTGTCGAAGATGGCATCACACTATCTTACACTCGGACAAGCCAGAAGTACAGAAGTCAAGCAAGGAAGGCGCATCAGAAGAGAAAGTCGCCTCAGTCCACAACAATAAGGATGAAGACAGAGCATATTTGAAGATTGTTCCGGTGCAACTCTACGGGCCCAAGGGTCAAGTTCGTGTGCTCGCGTTGTTGGACGAAGGGTCGACCGTCACTCTCTTAGACGCGTCGATAGCCGAGAAGATTGGAGCTGCAGGAAGTCGCGAAGCACTCACAATCGAAACCGTCGGCGGGAAGGTCATAAGGAAAGATAGCTCACAGAAGATCAACTTGAAGATTAAGGGGGTTCACAGAAGGGATAAGAAGACTATCACTGTTAGAACCATCGACGATCTGAAGCTATCTGAACAAAGGGTCAACAGGAGCACTGTAAAGAATTGCCTACACTTGAAGACAATTAAAAGGCAGTTGCTCTACGACGCAGAGCGACCGAAGTTGTTGATTGGGCAAGACAATTGGGGACTCATAGTCACAAGAAGACTGAAGAAGGGTAAGCCAACTGAACCCGTAGCCTCACTCACACACTTAGGGTGGGTGCTACATGGGTGTGAAACCGGATCGAACGCCGTAGTCAACTTCATGCACTACGGCAGGGCAACGTCAGAAGGTGAAGACATTGAAGAAGTCGTCCGGGAACATTTTCAGTTAGAGTCTCTGGGGATTCAAAATCGACTGCCATCAAACGACAGCGATAGAAGAGCATTGGAAACCTTAGAGAAAACAACGAAGCGATTACCAAGCGGTCAATTCGAAGCAGGCCTCTTGTGGAAGAAGGAAGGCGAGACCCTACCCAACAACTACAATCAAGCTTTTCGTCGCCTGGTCAACATAGAGAAGAAGCTGGATCGTGAAGAAGATGTCAAGGAATACTATGAGATGCAGATCCAGATAGAAAATGGTTACGCCGAGAAAGCCCCTGTAACCACCACTAAGGGGAAAACATTCTACTTACCTCACTTCGCCGTCGTACACCCGGTCAAGAGGAAGCCAAGAATTGTTTTCGACGCAGCAGCCAAGTACGAAGGAAGAAGCCTCAACGACGCATTGCTAGCAGGACCTGACTTGCTGCAGTCGCTATTTGGGGTGCTACTGCGCTTTAGAGAAGGCCCAGTGGCAGTCATGGCTGACATACAAGACATGTTTCTTCGTGTCAAAGTTAAGGAAGATGACCGGGATTGTTTAAGGTTCCTCTGGAGAAGATGCAGAGGAACAGGCAAACCGGAAGAGTACAGGATGTCGTCGATAATATTTGGAGCAGCGTCATCACCTGCGACAGCTATATACGTGATGAATAGGAACGCAGAAGACTTCAAGATCACGCACCCTGAAGCTGTGAAGGCAATAAGAAGAAATCATAACGTGGATGATTATCTTCAAAGTTTCTCGTCAACCATCGaagcaaagaaaatttcaagagaagttaaagaaattaattcaaacgCAAGAACTCCCCTTGAAAATGCAagtaaattgaagaaaatagacGTGTTCATCGGTGACGAAGGAAACGTAAAGCTACGAAGTAGAACTATGAAGTTTCGCGacggaggagtaagaaaaatgaACCCTGTCATCTTGGACGGAAGGCAGAGAATCGCGCAACTTACCATAAGAAGCTATCATGAGAAGTTTCTACACGGTAACACAGCGACCGTGATGAACGAGGTCCGACAGAAGTATTGGATTCTCGGTTTAAGGGCAACATTGAAGGCAGTAGCACACGGCTGCCAATGGTGCAAACTAAGGAAGAGTACACCCGCCATACCGCCGGCGGGCAACCTGCCTAGCGAGCGGCTGCAACACCATCAGTTCCCGTTCGCTTGTACGGCAGTCGACTATTTCGGGCCGATGCAAGTAACGATCGGTAGGAGAGTCGAGAAGCGGTGGGTGGCATTGTTCACCTGCCTCACCACCAGGGCTGTTCACCTGGAGTTGGCGCCATCTCTCAGTGCCAGCTCCATGATTATGGCCCTGCGACGGATGGCGGCAAGAAGAGGGACTCCAAGAACGTTGTTCAGCGACAATGGCACGAACTTCGTCGGGGCGAACAAAGAATTGGAGGCGGCCGCACTTGAAAAGGGAATCAAGTGGAAGTTTATTCCCCCGGGCAGCCCAAACATGGGAGGCGCCTGGGAGAGGCTCGTGCGCACCGTGAAGACAGCGTTGGCGGTGGTGCTCAACGAAAGGAGCCCACCAGAAGAGGTGCTCCACACGCTGATGACTGAGGTCGAACACATCGTGAACTCAAGACCTCTCACCCCAGTCAGCATGGACCCCAACGATGCAGAAAGTTTGACCCCAAATCACTTCCTGCTGGGGAGATCGTGCAGAGCAATGGCGCCGGGAGAGTTCGAGGACAACGAGCTGGTCGGCAAAGCAACCTGGAGAACAGCGCAAAGGCTCGCCGACCACTTTTGGAGACGGTGGGTGAAAGAGTACCTGCCGCTCCTCATGCCGCGGAAAATCGACGGGCGAACAACCGTCGACCCCAAAGAAGGCGACGTCGTATTGATAGTCGACGCCGCGCTACCCCGCAACTCGTGGCCTCGAGGTGAAGTTATCAAAGTCTACCCCGGGCCAGATGGAAGAACGAGAGTACTGGACGTGCGGACATCAGGAGGAGTGCTGCGCCGGCCAACCAGAAGGGTCGTCGTGCTCGTGCCTGCAGCAGCATCGTCGCATCCAGAGGAGGAGGTGCTACGCACCGCGGGGGAGAatgttagcgacgatgacaactacgtacacctaaattaa